Proteins encoded in a region of the Podarcis muralis chromosome 2, rPodMur119.hap1.1, whole genome shotgun sequence genome:
- the LOC144325901 gene encoding LOW QUALITY PROTEIN: uncharacterized protein LOC144325901 (The sequence of the model RefSeq protein was modified relative to this genomic sequence to represent the inferred CDS: inserted 2 bases in 1 codon): MCFRPFGRLRIHQQTHTGKNPCKYMECEKNFSESCIGVLRTHQRTHTGGKPFKCIECGKSFSRSGDLRTHQRTHTGEKPFQCTECGKSFRQNGALRTHQRTHTGEKPFNCIECGKSFGQNAALRTHQRTHTGEKPFNCIECGKSFRQNAALRTHQRTHTGEKPFECIECGKSFRQNAALRTHQRTHTGEKPFNCIEFGKSFSRSGCLGTHQRTHTGEKPFECIECGKSFSRSGDLRKHQRTHTGEKPFECIECGKSFRQNAALRKHQRTHTGEKPFECIECGKSFSRSGDLRKHQRTHTGEKPFKCIECGKSFSRSGGLTTHQRTHTGEKPFECIECGKSLSSSGALRIHQRTHTGEKPFECIECGMSISSSGNLRIHQRTHTGVKPFECTECGKSLSSSGGLRIHQRTHTGEKPFECIECGKSFSESGDLRTHQRTHMGEKPFKCIECGKSFSRSGNLRTHQRTHTGEKPFQCIECGKSFSRSGGLRIHQRTHTGEKPFECIECGKSISSSGGLRKHQRTHTGEKPFECIECGKSFSESGHLRRHQQTHTGEKPFQCIECGKSFSRSGGLRIHQRTHTGEKPFECIECGKSISSSGGLRTHQRTHTGEKPFECIECGKSFSCSGALRTHQRTHTGEKPFKCIECGKSFSRSGGLRTHQRTHXGEKPFKCIECGKSFSQSRNLIIHQQTHTGQKPFKCMECGKNFRQCGDLNIHERIHPGEKPYQCMQCSTQVSLFTSHQETHKGGNQF; encoded by the exons ATGTGCTTTAGACCCTTTGGAAGACTGAggatacaccaacaaactcacacaggaaagaaTCCATGTAAATACATGGAGTGCGAAAAGAACTTCAGTGAAAGTTGTATTGGAgtccttagaacacatcaacgaactcacacgggggggaaaccatttaaatgtattgagtgcggaaagagcttcagtcgtagtggagaccttagaacacatcaacgaactcacacgggggagaaaccatttcaatgcactgaatgtggaaagagcttcagacagaATGgagcccttagaacacatcaacgaactcacacaggggagaaaccatttaattgcattgaatgtggaaagagcttcggaCAGAATGCagcccttagaacacatcaacgaactcacacaggggagaaaccatttaattgcattgaatgtggaaagagcttcagacagaATGCagcccttagaacacatcaacgaactcacacaggggagaaaccgtttgaatgcattgaatgtggaaagagcttcagacagaATGCAGCCCTtcgaacacatcaacgaactcacacaggggagaaaccatttaattgcattgaatttggaaagagcttcagtcgtagtggcTGTCTTGGaacacaccaacgaactcacacaggggagaaaccgtttgaatgcattgagtgcggaaagagcttcagtcgtagtggagaccttagaaaacatcaacgaactcacacgggggagaaaccatttgaatgcattgaatgtggaaagagcttcagacagaATGCagcccttagaaaacatcaacgaactcacacgggggagaaaccgtttgaatgcattgagtgcggaaagagcttcagtcgtagtggagaccttagaaaacatcaacgaactcacacgggggagaagccatttaaatgtattgagtgtggaaagagcttcagtcgtagtggaggCCTTACAacacatcagcgaactcacacaggggagaaaccatttgaatgcattgaatgtggaaagagcttgagTTCTAGTGGagcccttagaatacatcaacgaactcacacgggggagaaaccatttgaatgcattgaatgtggaatgaGCATCAGTtctagtggaaaccttagaatacatcaacgaactcacactggggtgaaaccgtttgaatgcactgaatgtggaaagagcttgagTTCTAGTGGaggccttagaatacatcaacgaactcacacaggggagaaaccatttgaatgcattgaatgtggaaagagcttcagtgaaagtggagaccttagaacacatcaacgaactcacatgggggagaaaccgtttaaatgcattgaatgtggaaagagcttcagtcgtagtggaaaccttagaacacatcaacgaactcacacaggggagaaaccatttcaatgcattgaatgtggaaagagcttcagtcgtagtggaggccttagaatacatcaacgaactcacacgggggagaaaccatttgaatgcattgaatgtggaaagagcatcAGTTCTAGTGGaggccttagaaaacatcaacgaactcacacgggggagaaaccatttgaatgcattgaatgtggaaagagcttcagtgaaagtggtcaccttagaagacatcaacaaactcacacgggggagaaaccatttcaatgcattgaatgtggaaagagctttagtcgtAGTGGaggccttagaatacatcaacgaactcacacgggggagaaaccatttgaatgcattgaatgtggaaagagcatcAGTTCTAGTGGaggccttagaacacatcaacgaactcacacgggggagaaaccatttgaatgcattgaatgtggaaagagcttcagttgcagtggagcccttagaacacatcaacgaactcacacgggggagaaaccgtttaaatgcattgaatgtggaaaaagcttcagtcgtagtggcggtcttagaacacatcaacgaactca aggggagaaaccgtttaaatgtattgaatgtggaaagagcttcagtcaaagtagaAACCTTataatacatcaacaaactcatacagggcagaaaccatttaaatgtatggagtgtggaaagaacttcagacaATGTGGAGACCTTAATATTCATGAGCGAATTCACCCAGGTGAAAAGCCATATCAATGTATGCAATGTTCCACTCAAGTTTCACTCTTTACCTCACATCAAGAAACTCATAAAGGCGGAAATcaattttaa
- the LOC144325906 gene encoding uncharacterized protein LOC144325906 has product MCFSHCGKMRIHRRINTGEKPFECMECGKSFTQSGKLRIHQRTHTGEKPFKCIECGKSFGQNGDLRIHQRTHTGEKPFKCIECGKSFSQSGNLRIHQQTHTGEKPFKCIECGKSISHSGDLRIHQQTHTGEKRFKCLECGKSCSRSGHLRIHQRTHTGEKPFKCIECGKSFSQSGTLRIHQQIHMGEKLFQCIECGKSFSQSGKLRIHQQTHTGQKPFKCLECGKSFSQSGKLRIHQQTHTGHKPFKCLECGKSFSQSGALRIHHPTHTGEKSFKCLECGKSFSQSGKLRIHQQTHTGHKPFKCLECGKSFSQSGALRIHHPTHTGEKSFKCIECGKNFSESGDLRTHQRTHTEKPFNCMECGKSFSQSGGLRRHQLTHTGRATTDVGNVERA; this is encoded by the coding sequence ATGTGCTTTAGTCACTGTGGAAAAATGAGGATACACCGACGAATtaacacgggggagaaaccgtttgaatgcatggagtgcggaaagagcttcactcaaagTGGtaaacttagaatacatcaacgaactcacacgggggagaaaccatttaaatgtattgaatgtggaaagagctttggtcaaaacggagaccttagaatacaccaacgaactcacacaggggagaaaccatttaaatgcattgaatgtggaaagagcttcagtcaaagtggaaaccttagaatacatcaacaaactcacacaggggagaaaccatttaaatgcattgaatgtggaaagagtatCAGTcatagtggagaccttagaatacatcaacaaactcacacaggagagaaacggTTTAAATGtctcgaatgtggaaagagctgcagTCGTAGTGgtcaccttagaatacaccaacgaactcacacaggggagaaaccatttaaatgtattgaatgtggaaagagcttcagtcaaagtgggacacttagaatacatcaacaaattcacatgggggagaaactatttcaatgtattgaatgtggaaagagcttcagtcaaagtggaaaacttagaatacatcaacaaactcacacggggcagaaaccatttaaatgtcttgaatgtggaaagagcttcagtcaaagtggaaaacttagaatacatcaacaaactcacacggggcataaaccatttaaatgtcttgaatgtggaaagagcttcagtcaaagtggagcccttagaatacatcacccaactcacacgggggagaaatcatttaaatgtcttgaatgtggaaagagcttcagtcaaagtggaaaacttagaatacatcaacaaactcacacggggcataaaccatttaaatgtcttgaatgtggaaagagcttcagtcaaagtggagcccttagaatacatcacccaactcacacgggggagaaatcatttaaatgcattgaatgtggaaagaacttcagtgaaagtggagaccttagaacacatcaacgaactcacacggagaaaccatttaattgtatggagtgtggaaagagctttagtcaaagTGGAGGCCTTAGGAGACATCAGCTAACTCACACAGGGCGGGCAACCACAGATgtagggaatgtggaaagagcttaa